CACCGATGGACTGGGCCGCGATGACTCCGACCGGCTCGCCCATCTCCACCAGGCGCCCGCGCGACAGATCGCGTCCGTAGCATTTGATACAGACCCCTCGCCGGGATTGACAGGTCAGCACCGACCGGATCTTTACCCGATCCACACCGGATTCCACCACGCCTTTTGCCCGATCTTCGTCGATTTCTTCGTTGGCCTTCACGATGATCTCGCCGGTCACGGGATCCCGAATGTCTTCGGCCGCCAGCCGGCCCAGGATTCGATCTTCGATGGGCTGAATGACTTCTCCGCCCTCGACCAACGCACTGACCACGATTCCGTCGGTCGTCCCGCAATCCACCTCGCTGATGATCACATCCTGCGAGATGTCCACGAGCCGACGGGTCAGGTAGCCGGAGTTGGCGGTCTTCAAGGCCGTGTCGGCCAACCCCTTGCGGGCGCCGTGGGTCGAGATGAAGTACTGCAGCACGGTCAGGCCTTCGCGGAAATTAGCCGTGATCGGGGTCTCGATGATCTCGCCCGATGGCTTCGCCATCAACCCGCGCATCCCGCCCAGCTGACGGATCTGCTGCGAGCTGCCGCGAGCGCCAGAGTCCGCCATCATAAAGATCGGATTGAACGCGGCCGGCGACTGGGAGTCGGTCCCCGATCCCAGCTCTTTCATCATCTCCCCGGCAACTTGCTCGGTCACGTGAGCCCAGATGTCGATGACCTTGTTGTAGCGCTCGCCGTTCGTGATGAGGCCCTCGCCATACTGCTTCTCGATCTCGTTGACTTCCCGCTGCGCCCGGGAGATCAACTCTTCCTTCTTCGACGGGATGTGCATGTTGTCGATACAAATCGAGACTCCCGCCCGCGTCGCATAGGTAAAGCCAATGTCCTTCACCTTGTCCAATAGGACAACGGTCTCGCGGTGTCCGGCCTGCCGGTAGACCGTATCGATGAGCTTGGTCATCTCTTTCTTGGTCATCAGTTGGTTGGCATGCGAGAATGGAATCGAGGCAGGCAGTATCTCGCCCATCAGCACCCGCCCCACGGTCGTGTCCACCATCGCCCCATTAACCCGCACCTTGATCTTCGCGTGCTCTTCGACCGCGCGGGCATCATAGGCCATGCGGACCTCCTCGGGTGAGCCAAAGACCTTGCCCTCCCCCCTTGCGCCCGCCCGCTCTTTGGTCAGCCAGTAGCAACCCAAGACCATATCCTGCGAGGGCACCGCGATGGGTTTACCATTCGCCGGCGAGAGGATGTTGTTGATCGACATCATCAGGACCCGGCACTCGACCTGCGCTTCGACCGACAGCGGCACGTGAACCGCCATCTGATCGCCGTCGAAGTCCGCGTTGAAGGCCGCGCACACCAGCGGGTGCAGGCGGATCGCCTTGCCTTCGACCAGCACAGGGTCAAAAGCCTGGATGCCGAGTCGATGGAGCGTCGGGGCCCTGTTCAGCATGACCGGGTGCTCCCGGATCACTTCATCCAGCACATCCCAAACTTCCGGCCGCTCCTTCTCAACCAACCGCTTGGCGCTCTTGATCGTCGTCGCGGCACCCCGCTCTTCCAGCTTGTGGAAAATGAACGGCTTGAACAACTCCAGAGCCATTTTCTTAGGCAAACCACACTGGTTCAAGCGCAACTCCGGTCCAACCACGATGACCGAGCGGCCCGAGTAGTCCACGCGCTTTCCCAGCAGGTTCTGCCGGAAACGCCCTTGCTTACCCTTCAACATATCGCTCAACGACTTGAGCGGGCGCTTGTTTGGCCCGCGAATGGCCCGACCCCGGCGGCCGTTGTCGAACAGCGCATCCACCGCCTCCTGGAGCATGCGCATTTCGTTGCGGATGATCACGCCCGGCGCCTTGAGCTCAATCAATCGCTTGAGCCGGTTGTTCCGGTTGATGACCCGGCGGTATAGGTCGTTGAGGTCAGAAGTCGCAAACCGGCCGCCGTCCAACGGCACCAGGGGGCGCAGCTCGGGCGGCAGGACCGGAATCACATCCATCACCATCCACTCAGGCTTGTTGCCGGATTTGCGGAAGGCTTCGAGCACCTTGAGCCGCTTGGCATGCTTCTTCTTGAGCGCCGCCGACGTGGCACCCTTGGACTTGCCTTGCAGCTCGTCCCAGAGACCCGTGATGTCAACCTTCCGCAGGAGTTCCCGGATCGACTCTGCGCCGATGCCCGCCTTGAACGCATGGAGGCCGTACTCGTCCTGGCATTCGCGGAGCTTCTCGTCCGTCAGCAGTTCCTTCTCCTTGAGCGGCGTATCGCCGGGGTCCACCACGACGTAGCTTTCGAAGTAGAGGATCTTCTCCAAGTGCTTGAGGCTCATGTCCAGGAGCGTCCCGATGCGGCTGGGCACCCCCTTCAGGAACCAGATGTGCGCCACGGGAGCGGCCAATTCGATATGTCCCATCCGCTCACGCCGCACCTTGGACTGAATCACCTCGACGCCGCACTTGTCGCAGACGATCCCGCGGTGCTTCATCCGCTTGTACTTGCCGCAGTTGCACTCCCAGTCCTTGATGGGACCGAAAATCTTGGCGCAGAAGAGTCCGTCCTTCTCCGGCTTGAAAGACCGGTAATTGATGGTCTCGGGCTTCTTGACCTCGCCGTACGACCAGGATCGGATCTTGTCCGGCGAGGCGATCCGAATCCGCATCGCATCAAACGACACGGCATCACGCGGCTTCTCGAATAGTGTATAGATGCCTTCCAAGGTTGGTCCCTCCTTAGTCTTTGGCCTTGATCAGTTCGACATCCAGGCCCAGACTTTGCAATTCCTTGACCAGCACATTGAAGGATTCCGGCAGCCCCGGCTCCAAGAAATTTTCGCCTTTGACGATCGCTTCGTAGATCCGCGACCGGCCCGGCACATCATCCGACTTGACTGTCAGAAACTCCTGCAAGGTGGAGGCGGCGCCGTAGGCTTGCAGGGCCCAGACCTCCATCTCGCCCAGCCGTTGTCCACCAAATTGCGCCTTGCCGCCCAATGGCTGCTGGGTGACCAGTGAATAGGGCCCGATCGAACGGGCGTGGATCTTGTCATCCACCAGGTGGTGCAACTTCAGCATGTACATGTAGCCGACCGTCACCGGACTTCCAAAAGCCTCGCCGGTCCGGCCATCGTAGACAGTGAACTGCCCGCTTGTGGCCATCTTGGCTTTCTTCAGCAGTTCTTTGATTTCCTTTTCGGCTGCCCCGTCGAACACCGGACTCGAGACATAAATGCCCAGCGCCTTGGCCGCCATGCCCAGGTGGGCTTCCAGAATCTGCCCCACGTTCATGCGCGACGGCACGCCCAGCGGATTAAGCACGATTTCGACCGGGGTCCCGTCCGGAAGGTAGGGCATGTCTTCTTCCGGAAGAATGCGGGAGACCACGCCCTTGTTTCCGTGGCGGCCGGCCATCTTGTCGCCGACCGACACTTTGCGCTTCATGGCAATATAGACCTTGACCAGCTTGATGACGCCGGGCGGTAGCTCGTCGCCCCGCTTGAGCCGCCCGACCTTCTCATCGTAGAGCGTCTGGAGAATCTCGCTCTGGTCCTTGGCCACCCGCTCGATCTCTTCCAGTTCTTTCTGCTCGTCAGGATCGCTGAGGATGATGTGGCGAACGTTGTCATCCGATAGTTTCTTGAGAATTTCGGCAGTGAGCTTGCCTTTTTTCTTGAGAATCACGTCGCCGCTGTCCGGGTCCATCAGGTCACGCCCCACGACTTTGCCCAGGAGCAGCTTTCTAATTTTCTTGTTTTTCTCTTCCTCGATGATACGCAGTTCGTCCTGATGATCCCGCTGGAGCTTGAGCACGTCCTCACTCTCGATGCTCTTGGATCGCTCGTCCTTGTCCAACCCCTTGCGCGAGAAAATCTTCACGTCCACCACGATGCCCTCGACTCCCGGCGGCACCTGAAGCGACGTATCCTTGACGTCTCCGGCCTTCTCGCCGAAGATCGCCCGCAGCAGCTTTTCTTCCGGCGTCAGCTGGGTCTCGCCCTTAGGAGTAACCTTGCCCACCAGAATGTCACCCGGCTTGACCTCCGCCCCGATGCGGATGATCCCGCTCTCGTCAAGATTCCGGAGCGCCTCCTCGCCGATGTTCGGAATATCGCGGGTGATATCTTCTTTGCCAAGTTTGGTGTCCCGGGCTTCGACCTCGAACTCCTCGATGTGGATCGAGGTGAACGCATCCTCGCGCACCAGCTTCTCGCTGAGCAGGATGGCGTCCTCGAAATTGAATCCTCCCCAGGGCATAAAGGCCACACAAACGTTGCGGCCAAGCGCAAGCTCTCCGCGATCGATGGCCGGCCCGTCGGCCAACACCTGGCCCTTCTTGACCGGCTGGCCCACGCGGACTACCGGCTTCTGCGTGATGCAGGTGTTTTGATTGGACCGTTGGAACTTGATGAGGTCGTAGACGTCCAAGCTCAGGTCGCCTTTGCGGCTTTCGCCCTTCCGATGTTCAGCTCGAACCATGATCCTCGTCGCGTCCACGCTTTCGACAACCCCCGCACGCTTGGCCTGGACGACATAGCCGGAATCCCGCGCGACCACCGCCTCCATACCGGTCCCGACCAGCGGCGCATCCGTGCTGATCAGCGGCACGGCCTGCCGCTGCATATTGGAACCCATCAGCGCACGGTTCGCGTCGTCATGCTCCAGGAACGGCACCAGCGCCGTCGCGACACTGACCACCTGTTTGGGGGAGACGTCCATGTACTCGACCTTGTCGGGCATGGCCATGACGAAATCCCCGCCGTATCGAGCCGACACGGTGTCCGACACGAGCCGCCCCGTGCCGTCGACTTTCGAGTTGGCCTGGGCGATCAAATACTTTTCGCCCTCGATCGCCGAGAGATACTCGATTTCGTCGGTCACCCGCCCTTTCTTGACTTTCCGATAGGGCGCTTCGATGAACCCGAATTCGTTGATCCGCGCGTAGGTCGCCAGCGATGTGATCAACCCGATGTTCGGCCCTTCCGGAGTCTCGATCGGACAGATGCGGCTGTAATGTGACGGGTGCACATCGCGCACCTCGAACCCGGCCCGCTCTCGCGTGAGCCCTCCAGGCCCCAGCGCGGAGAGTCGCCGTTTATGTGTAATTTCCGCCAGCGGGTTGGTCTGGTCCATGAACTGAGAAAGCTGGCTGCTGCTGAAGAATTCCTTGATCGCGGCCACCACCGGCTTGGCGTTGATGAGGTCGTGCGGCAGCACCGTTTCCATGTCCAGCAGGTTCATCCGTTCCTTGATGCTGCGCTCCATCCGAGCCAACCCCAACCGGAACTGATTTTCCAGCAACTCGCCGACGGATCGGACCCGGCGATTGCCCAAGTGATCGATGTCGTCGATCTCGCCTTTACCCACCTTGAGGTTCACCAGATACCGGATCACCTCGACAATGTCCTGCGGCACCAGGGTTCGCTGCTCCAGTGGAAGATCCAACCCAAGCTTCTTGTTTAATTTCAACCGGCCGACCGGAGACAGGTCATAGCGCTTCGCATTGTTGAACAAGTTTTCAAACAAGGCGCGCGCGGTCTCGATCGACGGCGTTTCCCCCGGCCGGAGACGCTTGTAGATCTCCACCATGGCCTCTTCCTTGGACGCCGTGCGCTCCATTTCCAGCGTGTCCAGGATCACCGGCGTGGCGGTGGCCGAATCCAAATAGATAACTTTGAAGCTTTCGATATTGCTCTCGAGAATCTTCTCGACGCTCGCCGGCGTGAGCTTATGGTTTTTCTCAGCGATCTTCTCTTTGCTGGTCGGATCAACGAGTTCCGTCAGCACGGCCCGCCCCACGAGTTCACCAGCCGCCACCGGAATCTCCTTGACTCCAGCCGCACGAACCCGCGCGATCAGGGCCTTCGTGAGCCTCGCCCCTTCCCGCACGATAGGCTCTTTGCTGCCCTTTTCCGCCACCTCGATCGAACAGCGCAGGCCATGGTGGATCTCCGGATCCAGCTTGCGGAAGAGCTTGCCCTTGGCCACCCGGATTTCCTCGACCGGGTAATACATCTTAAGCAGATCGTCACTGGAAAAGCTGAACGCCTTCAAGAGGATTGTCGCCGGCATCTTCCGACGACGATCGATACGCACGTAGAGAATGTCCCGCGCATCAAATTCAAAGTCCAGCCAGGAACCGCGATAGGGGATGATGCGGGCGGAGTAGAGCACCTTGCCGCTGGCATGAGTCCGCCCCTTGTCGTGCGTGAATGAGGCGCCCGGCGAGCGGTGCAACTGGCTGACCACCACGCGCTCGGTCCCGTTCACAATGAACGTGCCGCGTTCCGTCATCAGCGGCAATTCGCCGACATAGACCTCCTGCTCGCGCACATCCAGCACTTTCTTCTTGGGCGACTTATCCTCCCGATCGAAGACCACCAACCGGACCCTGACCTTCAAGGGAACGGCGAAGGTCATCCCCTGCTCCAGACATTCCCGCACGTCATACTTAGGCGTCCCCAGCGAATAACTGGAGAACTCCAGGATCGCTGTGTTGTTGTAGTCGGCAATTGGGAACACGCTCGTCAACGCGGCCTGGAGCCCGTTGTCCGCCCGGCGTTCGGGCAGCGACTCCATCTGGAGAAACTGCTCGTAGGACCGCTTCTGGATCTCGATCAGGTCAGGGATGTCAATGTT
This DNA window, taken from Nitrospirota bacterium, encodes the following:
- the rpoC gene encoding DNA-directed RNA polymerase subunit beta'; the encoded protein is MEGIYTLFEKPRDAVSFDAMRIRIASPDKIRSWSYGEVKKPETINYRSFKPEKDGLFCAKIFGPIKDWECNCGKYKRMKHRGIVCDKCGVEVIQSKVRRERMGHIELAAPVAHIWFLKGVPSRIGTLLDMSLKHLEKILYFESYVVVDPGDTPLKEKELLTDEKLRECQDEYGLHAFKAGIGAESIRELLRKVDITGLWDELQGKSKGATSAALKKKHAKRLKVLEAFRKSGNKPEWMVMDVIPVLPPELRPLVPLDGGRFATSDLNDLYRRVINRNNRLKRLIELKAPGVIIRNEMRMLQEAVDALFDNGRRGRAIRGPNKRPLKSLSDMLKGKQGRFRQNLLGKRVDYSGRSVIVVGPELRLNQCGLPKKMALELFKPFIFHKLEERGAATTIKSAKRLVEKERPEVWDVLDEVIREHPVMLNRAPTLHRLGIQAFDPVLVEGKAIRLHPLVCAAFNADFDGDQMAVHVPLSVEAQVECRVLMMSINNILSPANGKPIAVPSQDMVLGCYWLTKERAGARGEGKVFGSPEEVRMAYDARAVEEHAKIKVRVNGAMVDTTVGRVLMGEILPASIPFSHANQLMTKKEMTKLIDTVYRQAGHRETVVLLDKVKDIGFTYATRAGVSICIDNMHIPSKKEELISRAQREVNEIEKQYGEGLITNGERYNKVIDIWAHVTEQVAGEMMKELGSGTDSQSPAAFNPIFMMADSGARGSSQQIRQLGGMRGLMAKPSGEIIETPITANFREGLTVLQYFISTHGARKGLADTALKTANSGYLTRRLVDISQDVIISEVDCGTTDGIVVSALVEGGEVIQPIEDRILGRLAAEDIRDPVTGEIIVKANEEIDEDRAKGVVESGVDRVKIRSVLTCQSRRGVCIKCYGRDLSRGRLVEMGEPVGVIAAQSIGEPGTQLTMRTFHIGGTASKVVEQTVLEAKHAGFIRFMSFDAKKNTDVHNAGIAVRNREGEWVVMNRNAKIAIYDETGREREKYTVVHGAKIKIKDGDRVAVGQKLVEWDPYSLLILTEVGGKVAFGDITEGVTMKEEFDEVTGLSRKVVIEHTGATLRPRISIKDEGGKTAKVSNVTSVARYLLPVGAHIFVDKGATVHPGDVLAKIPRETTKTKDITGGLPRVAELFEARKPKEQAVISEIDGEVSYGGLVKGMRKVLVDNKMGDVKEYLIPKGKHVNVHEGDWVKAGEPLMDGSANPHDILDVLGPKELQKYLVDEVQDVYRLQGVSINDKHIEIIVRQMLRKVRIEEPGDTEFLPGSQVSKFEFEDKNEQALAKGGKPALGKPVLLGITKAALTTDSFISAASFQETTRVLTEAAINGKEDILLGLKENVIVGRLIPAGTGFETYRDTFVISPKPEVPALEAEPVVISQDAAAAEGESSGN
- the rpoB gene encoding DNA-directed RNA polymerase subunit beta, which produces MSETTVNGLIERKDFSKIRANIDIPDLIEIQKRSYEQFLQMESLPERRADNGLQAALTSVFPIADYNNTAILEFSSYSLGTPKYDVRECLEQGMTFAVPLKVRVRLVVFDREDKSPKKKVLDVREQEVYVGELPLMTERGTFIVNGTERVVVSQLHRSPGASFTHDKGRTHASGKVLYSARIIPYRGSWLDFEFDARDILYVRIDRRRKMPATILLKAFSFSSDDLLKMYYPVEEIRVAKGKLFRKLDPEIHHGLRCSIEVAEKGSKEPIVREGARLTKALIARVRAAGVKEIPVAAGELVGRAVLTELVDPTSKEKIAEKNHKLTPASVEKILESNIESFKVIYLDSATATPVILDTLEMERTASKEEAMVEIYKRLRPGETPSIETARALFENLFNNAKRYDLSPVGRLKLNKKLGLDLPLEQRTLVPQDIVEVIRYLVNLKVGKGEIDDIDHLGNRRVRSVGELLENQFRLGLARMERSIKERMNLLDMETVLPHDLINAKPVVAAIKEFFSSSQLSQFMDQTNPLAEITHKRRLSALGPGGLTRERAGFEVRDVHPSHYSRICPIETPEGPNIGLITSLATYARINEFGFIEAPYRKVKKGRVTDEIEYLSAIEGEKYLIAQANSKVDGTGRLVSDTVSARYGGDFVMAMPDKVEYMDVSPKQVVSVATALVPFLEHDDANRALMGSNMQRQAVPLISTDAPLVGTGMEAVVARDSGYVVQAKRAGVVESVDATRIMVRAEHRKGESRKGDLSLDVYDLIKFQRSNQNTCITQKPVVRVGQPVKKGQVLADGPAIDRGELALGRNVCVAFMPWGGFNFEDAILLSEKLVREDAFTSIHIEEFEVEARDTKLGKEDITRDIPNIGEEALRNLDESGIIRIGAEVKPGDILVGKVTPKGETQLTPEEKLLRAIFGEKAGDVKDTSLQVPPGVEGIVVDVKIFSRKGLDKDERSKSIESEDVLKLQRDHQDELRIIEEEKNKKIRKLLLGKVVGRDLMDPDSGDVILKKKGKLTAEILKKLSDDNVRHIILSDPDEQKELEEIERVAKDQSEILQTLYDEKVGRLKRGDELPPGVIKLVKVYIAMKRKVSVGDKMAGRHGNKGVVSRILPEEDMPYLPDGTPVEIVLNPLGVPSRMNVGQILEAHLGMAAKALGIYVSSPVFDGAAEKEIKELLKKAKMATSGQFTVYDGRTGEAFGSPVTVGYMYMLKLHHLVDDKIHARSIGPYSLVTQQPLGGKAQFGGQRLGEMEVWALQAYGAASTLQEFLTVKSDDVPGRSRIYEAIVKGENFLEPGLPESFNVLVKELQSLGLDVELIKAKD